In one window of Poriferisphaera corsica DNA:
- the rph gene encoding ribonuclease PH produces MATTTQKKRRANALRDVKVSQFPGAAPGSILIEMGETKIICTASVASDPPRWLPKDEEGNFVKGWVTAEYNMLPGSTPDRKRRGNDSRGTEIQRLIGRALRAAVDLKKMPGVAITCDCDVIKADGGTRTASITGAWIALSKAVQWAMSEGLIEKNPIKGPMAAISVGIIDGQAFLDLDYELDVRAEVDMNVAMNHKGQFVEVQGTGEAGVFSRAELDEMMDLAEKGIKKLIKVQKAALKS; encoded by the coding sequence ATGGCAACAACCACACAGAAAAAACGGCGTGCAAATGCACTAAGAGATGTTAAGGTCAGTCAATTTCCAGGAGCTGCTCCCGGCAGTATCTTGATCGAGATGGGAGAAACAAAAATCATCTGTACTGCGAGTGTGGCTAGTGATCCGCCGCGTTGGTTGCCTAAGGATGAAGAGGGGAATTTCGTCAAGGGTTGGGTGACGGCAGAATACAATATGCTTCCCGGCAGTACGCCAGACCGTAAGCGGCGTGGAAATGATTCGCGTGGAACAGAAATTCAACGGTTGATTGGCCGCGCTCTGCGAGCCGCTGTGGATCTGAAAAAAATGCCGGGTGTTGCGATCACTTGTGATTGTGATGTCATTAAAGCTGACGGTGGTACGCGTACCGCTTCGATTACTGGGGCTTGGATCGCGCTGAGCAAAGCTGTCCAATGGGCGATGTCAGAGGGATTGATTGAAAAGAACCCTATCAAAGGTCCCATGGCAGCTATTAGCGTTGGTATCATCGACGGGCAGGCTTTCCTCGATTTAGATTATGAACTTGATGTGCGTGCAGAGGTGGACATGAATGTCGCGATGAACCACAAGGGGCAATTCGTTGAGGTACAGGGGACGGGAGAGGCTGGTGTCTTTAGCCGAGCTGAGCTCGATGAGATGATGGATTTGGCAGAAAAGGGTATCAAGAAGCTCATTAAGGTCCAAAAGGCGGCATTGAAATCATAA